From one Cyanobacterium stanieri PCC 7202 genomic stretch:
- a CDS encoding peptidase U62 modulator of DNA gyrase (PFAM: Putative modulator of DNA gyrase~COGs: COG0312 Zn-dependent protease and their inactivated homologs~InterPro IPR002510~KEGG: mar:MAE_50430 putative modulator of DNA gyrase peptidase U62~PFAM: peptidase U62 modulator of DNA gyrase~SPTR: Similar to tr|Q4BXU2|Q4BXU2_CROWT Peptidase U62) translates to MKDYRNLLSDLITKYQKRVDFLSIRLENSEGTNIALRNGAVETLSEGISLGGQVRACYKGGWGFATFNDLSQLTERVEEAIAFARIIGDDETTLAPVEAVEVSCQLPLTGTNPRLIPLGDKKALCDHYYQILKNYHSAINSASVTYYDAQQEIILATSEGSMIQQSWIDSEMRFSAIAQKTNQVQTGRETTGTRKAYEDLTNLDQQVESASKRAVNALSLPPVKGGKYPVVIDPILTGLFVHEAFGHLSEADMAYENPDLLEVMTMGRKFGGEFLQIFDGAMPEGHRGSYYYDDEGTKATTTQLIKDGVLVGRLHSRETAGKLGEKPTGNARCLNYHYPPIVRMTNTWIGRGETPVKDLFSNISEGVYASNWLGGMTNGEMFTFSAGEAWMIRDGHIAEPVKNVTLSGNVFKTLAQISAIGDDFYWDESGGCGKGGQSGLAVGCAGPSLRIENVVIGGDHSD, encoded by the coding sequence ATGAAAGATTATCGTAACCTACTATCAGATTTAATTACCAAGTATCAAAAACGAGTAGATTTTTTGAGCATTCGCCTAGAAAACTCTGAGGGTACAAATATTGCTTTGCGTAACGGGGCGGTGGAAACCCTGAGCGAAGGTATCTCATTGGGGGGGCAGGTAAGGGCTTGTTATAAGGGTGGTTGGGGTTTTGCCACCTTTAATGATTTGTCACAACTCACAGAAAGGGTAGAAGAGGCGATCGCCTTTGCCCGTATCATAGGAGATGATGAGACTACCCTTGCCCCTGTGGAAGCAGTGGAAGTTAGTTGCCAGTTACCCCTCACAGGCACTAATCCCCGTTTAATTCCCCTCGGCGATAAAAAAGCATTGTGTGATCATTATTATCAAATTCTCAAAAATTATCACTCTGCCATCAATTCCGCCTCCGTCACCTACTATGATGCCCAACAGGAAATAATCCTCGCAACCTCCGAGGGGAGCATGATTCAACAGTCTTGGATTGATAGTGAAATGCGTTTTAGTGCGATCGCCCAAAAAACTAATCAAGTACAGACGGGAAGGGAAACCACAGGCACCAGAAAGGCCTATGAAGATTTAACCAACCTTGATCAACAGGTGGAAAGTGCCTCCAAACGTGCCGTCAATGCCCTTAGTTTGCCCCCTGTAAAGGGTGGAAAATACCCCGTGGTCATCGACCCCATTTTAACAGGATTGTTTGTCCATGAGGCCTTTGGGCATCTTTCCGAGGCTGATATGGCCTACGAAAATCCCGATTTATTAGAAGTAATGACCATGGGGCGTAAATTTGGCGGAGAATTTTTACAAATTTTTGATGGGGCAATGCCCGAAGGACACCGAGGTAGTTATTATTATGATGATGAAGGTACAAAAGCCACCACTACCCAGTTAATCAAGGATGGGGTTTTGGTGGGGCGTTTACACTCTCGGGAAACCGCAGGAAAGTTGGGGGAAAAACCCACGGGTAATGCGCGCTGTCTTAACTATCATTATCCTCCCATTGTCCGCATGACCAATACTTGGATTGGCAGGGGTGAGACTCCTGTTAAGGATTTATTTAGTAATATTTCTGAGGGAGTATATGCTTCTAATTGGTTGGGGGGAATGACTAATGGCGAGATGTTTACTTTCAGCGCCGGGGAGGCTTGGATGATTCGAGATGGACACATTGCCGAACCTGTCAAAAATGTAACTCTCTCGGGTAATGTGTTTAAAACACTAGCACAAATAAGTGCCATTGGTGACGACTTTTATTGGGATGAGTCGGGGGGTTGTGGTAAAGGAGGGCAATCTGGCTTGGCGGTAGGGTGCGCTGGTCCTAGTTTACGCATTGAAAATGTGGTTATTGGGGGAGACCATAGCGACTAA
- a CDS encoding hypothetical protein (KEGG: ana:alr1868 hypothetical protein~SPTR: Alr1868 protein), with amino-acid sequence MKAWLILFFLLFVLAQLGMWAKSFIAPLPWYIFGGILLAIASNYEKAITDFMNTQVNRLFKGGKYE; translated from the coding sequence ATGAAGGCTTGGCTAATTTTATTTTTTCTCTTGTTTGTTTTAGCTCAGTTGGGAATGTGGGCAAAGAGTTTTATTGCTCCTTTACCTTGGTACATCTTTGGGGGAATTCTTTTGGCGATCGCATCTAACTATGAAAAGGCGATTACCGACTTTATGAATACCCAAGTAAATCGCTTGTTTAAGGGTGGTAAATATGAATAA
- a CDS encoding RNase HI (PFAM: RNase H~COGs: COG0328 Ribonuclease HI~InterPro IPR002156~KEGG: sat:SYN_00291 ribonuclease H~PFAM: ribonuclease H~PRIAM: Ribonuclease H~SPTR: Ribonuclease HI): MNKESLQEVEIYTDGSCLHNPGAGGYGVVLLYGKHRKEFSGGFSLTTNNRMEIFATIVGLRSLKKPCKVRLYTDSQYVVNAINKGWAQKWEKNGWKRNSKEKAKNPDLWADLLALCRSHEVEFIWVRGHAGNKENERCDRLAFDAAHGNNLPPDENYLN, translated from the coding sequence ATGAATAAAGAGTCTTTACAGGAGGTCGAAATTTATACCGATGGCTCCTGTTTACATAATCCGGGGGCAGGGGGTTATGGTGTTGTGTTGTTGTATGGAAAACACCGTAAGGAGTTTTCGGGAGGATTTAGTTTAACCACTAATAACCGTATGGAAATTTTTGCCACCATTGTGGGGTTACGGTCATTAAAGAAACCTTGTAAGGTAAGATTGTACACTGATTCCCAGTATGTGGTCAATGCCATCAATAAAGGATGGGCGCAAAAGTGGGAAAAAAATGGCTGGAAACGTAATAGTAAGGAAAAGGCAAAAAATCCTGATTTGTGGGCAGATTTACTCGCCCTTTGTCGTAGCCATGAGGTAGAATTTATCTGGGTTAGAGGTCATGCAGGGAATAAGGAAAATGAAAGGTGCGATCGCCTCGCCTTTGATGCTGCCCATGGGAATAATTTACCCCCTGATGAAAATTATTTGAATTGA
- a CDS encoding hypothetical protein (KEGG: ava:Ava_1699 hypothetical protein~SPTR: Putative uncharacterized protein) — protein sequence MANFDILILSNGPGEITTWVMPVVREIKERLADNFQDVRVSLVLSPCPNGTGNEANIARGCDGIHRVQSAEHFFPFLLWGKTADNWDWYQNGVVLFLGGDQFFTVVTAKRLGYQSIVYAEWDARWWRYIDYFALMNASLKDKIPSRFHHKMTVVGDLMADVPTLEDDNYAGFHLGLFPGSKSSKLTQGVPFLSAIAHYIHKKNPEIKFSIPVAPTISTEILASYGDSKKNKFVKTFANLDIKLITKNDHQYLQISDDLTIQLIDKFPCYQEIKNFNICLTTVGANTAQLASLGVPMIVLIPTYQLDAMKSWDGILGILINLPWLGSTVAKLMNWLIIQYTIKNNKLYAWPNIWAKKEIVPELIGHLKVADIGDMILDFYHNPHKLEKIKNDLRAVTGDKGASQKIVDLIIKSMNQFK from the coding sequence ATGGCAAATTTTGACATTCTGATTTTATCTAATGGGCCAGGGGAAATTACCACTTGGGTGATGCCTGTGGTACGGGAAATTAAAGAACGTTTGGCTGATAATTTTCAGGATGTCAGGGTTTCTCTGGTGCTTTCCCCTTGCCCTAATGGTACGGGTAATGAGGCTAATATTGCCCGTGGTTGTGATGGGATTCATCGGGTGCAGTCGGCGGAGCATTTTTTTCCTTTTCTGTTGTGGGGTAAAACGGCGGATAATTGGGATTGGTATCAAAATGGAGTGGTGCTGTTTTTGGGGGGTGATCAGTTTTTTACGGTGGTTACTGCCAAGAGGCTGGGTTATCAAAGTATTGTTTATGCGGAATGGGATGCCCGTTGGTGGCGATATATTGATTATTTTGCCCTCATGAATGCTTCTTTGAAGGATAAAATTCCCTCTCGTTTTCACCATAAAATGACGGTGGTAGGAGATTTGATGGCGGATGTACCGACCCTTGAAGATGATAATTATGCGGGGTTTCATCTGGGTTTGTTTCCCGGTTCAAAGTCTAGTAAATTGACTCAGGGAGTACCTTTTTTAAGTGCGATCGCCCATTATATCCATAAAAAAAATCCTGAAATTAAATTTAGTATCCCTGTTGCTCCGACTATTTCTACGGAAATATTAGCAAGTTATGGAGATAGTAAAAAAAATAAATTTGTCAAAACTTTTGCTAATTTAGACATTAAATTAATTACCAAAAATGATCATCAATACTTACAAATATCTGATGATTTAACCATACAATTAATCGATAAATTCCCCTGTTATCAAGAGATTAAAAACTTTAATATTTGTTTAACCACGGTAGGAGCGAATACCGCTCAACTAGCCTCCCTAGGAGTGCCGATGATTGTACTAATTCCTACCTATCAATTAGATGCCATGAAATCTTGGGATGGGATTCTGGGTATTTTGATAAATTTACCTTGGTTAGGCTCTACGGTAGCCAAGTTAATGAATTGGTTAATAATTCAATACACCATTAAAAATAATAAACTCTATGCTTGGCCAAATATTTGGGCAAAAAAAGAAATTGTACCCGAATTAATTGGTCATTTAAAAGTAGCTGATATTGGTGATATGATTTTGGATTTTTATCATAATCCCCATAAACTGGAAAAAATAAAAAATGATTTACGAGCAGTAACAGGGGATAAAGGCGCTAGTCAAAAAATTGTTGATCTGATCATCAAATCCATGAATCAATTCAAATAA
- a CDS encoding lipoic acid synthetase (PFAM: Radical SAM superfamily~TIGRFAM: lipoate synthase~COGs: COG0320 Lipoate synthase~InterPro IPR007197:IPR003698:IPR006638~KEGG: cyc:PCC7424_3346 lipoyl synthase~PFAM: Radical SAM domain protein~PRIAM: Lipoyl synthase~SMART: Elongator protein 3/MiaB/NifB~SPTR: Lipoic acid synthetase;~TIGRFAM: lipoic acid synthetase): protein MTVKPEWLRVKAPQIQRVGSVKDILRDLSLNTVCEEASCPNIGECFNAGTATFLIMGPACTRACPYCDIDFDKTPRGLDSTEPLRLAQAVERLKLNHVVITSVNRDDLPDGGASQFVACIEETRRLSPHTTIEVLIPDLCGNWDALATILSASPEVLNHNTETVPRLYRKVRPQGDYGRSLELLAKTRQLNPQVYTKSGIMVGLGETDEQVKEVMRDLRAVDCDIITIGQYLQPSGNHLPVKEFVTPEKFDSWRVYGESIGFLQVVSTPLTRSSYHAEEVRNLMKLYPRDMVAVK, encoded by the coding sequence GTGACTGTAAAACCAGAATGGCTGAGGGTAAAGGCTCCTCAAATACAAAGGGTTGGTAGTGTAAAAGACATTCTCAGGGATTTGAGTTTAAATACTGTTTGTGAAGAGGCATCCTGCCCCAACATTGGGGAATGTTTTAATGCTGGTACGGCTACTTTTTTAATTATGGGGCCAGCTTGTACCCGTGCCTGTCCCTATTGTGATATAGATTTTGATAAGACTCCTCGGGGATTGGATTCTACAGAACCTTTACGATTAGCCCAAGCGGTTGAGCGTCTCAAACTTAACCACGTGGTCATTACTTCTGTTAACCGTGATGATTTACCTGATGGGGGTGCCAGTCAGTTTGTGGCTTGTATTGAAGAAACCCGTCGTTTATCTCCCCATACTACTATTGAGGTGTTAATTCCTGATTTGTGTGGAAATTGGGATGCTTTGGCTACTATTTTAAGCGCTAGTCCCGAAGTTTTAAATCATAATACGGAAACTGTACCCCGATTGTATCGTAAGGTGCGCCCCCAAGGGGATTATGGGCGATCGCTCGAACTCCTAGCCAAGACGAGACAGTTAAACCCCCAAGTGTATACCAAGTCTGGAATTATGGTCGGTTTAGGGGAAACTGATGAGCAAGTAAAAGAGGTGATGAGAGATTTACGGGCAGTGGACTGTGATATTATCACCATCGGACAATATTTACAGCCTTCTGGTAATCATTTACCTGTCAAGGAATTTGTTACCCCCGAAAAATTTGATAGTTGGCGTGTTTATGGGGAAAGTATCGGCTTTTTGCAGGTGGTTTCTACTCCCCTCACCCGTAGCTCATACCATGCGGAGGAAGTACGTAATCTGATGAAGCTATATCCCCGTGACATGGTGGCAGTGAAATAA
- a CDS encoding phospholipid/glycerol acyltransferase (InterPro IPR002123~KEGG: ava:Ava_2827 phospholipid/glycerol acyltransferase~SMART: phospholipid/glycerol acyltransferase~SPTR: Phospholipid/glycerol acyltransferase): protein MQRIINQVQPGLEPIEPQFNPIVLRLIDCSLPLLLRLRLFPWLPSGINQIDVINGETLAKAFHQFQSGKIRLILAFRHVEVDDPLCGLYLLSRSLPKVAKNAQIPLKNPLHVHFLYDRGMPLWGGSALGWILSRLGGISLRRGKQPDWQSLRKARSLLVNGQFPFAVAPEGGTNGHSELIGSLESGVAQLGFWTVEALKKAKRPDTVLIIPVGIQYFYQNAPWHRLAKLMSELEVMIGLPVVEMPRGSYEELTTQFYQRLLSIGEALLDKFEQFYQKCYPTSEIASDACLEPEDRGKPELGQRIECLVDRALVVAESYFGIKPKGTPEERCRRIEEMAWTRIYRSDLEPRSSLCALERGLADWMAQEASLRMVNMRLAESFVAVRGDYVAKKMSFERFAETTLLIFDALARLRGDKLPHRPRLGWRQARLTINQPILINSYWESYQVDRQGAKRAIAHVTRDIRKALEGSLI, encoded by the coding sequence ATGCAACGTATTATTAATCAAGTACAGCCGGGGTTAGAACCCATCGAACCTCAATTTAACCCCATCGTTTTGCGTCTGATTGATTGCAGTTTACCTTTACTGTTGCGTCTTCGTCTGTTTCCTTGGCTTCCATCGGGAATCAATCAAATTGATGTCATCAATGGTGAAACTTTGGCGAAGGCTTTTCATCAGTTCCAGTCGGGAAAAATTCGTCTGATCTTGGCGTTTCGACACGTGGAGGTGGATGATCCCCTGTGTGGCTTGTATTTACTATCTCGAAGTTTGCCGAAGGTGGCTAAAAATGCTCAGATTCCTTTAAAAAATCCTTTGCACGTTCATTTTTTGTATGATCGGGGAATGCCATTGTGGGGAGGTTCGGCATTGGGTTGGATCTTATCTCGTTTGGGGGGAATTTCTCTGCGTCGTGGTAAACAACCAGATTGGCAGAGCTTACGGAAGGCTCGTTCATTGCTTGTTAATGGACAATTTCCCTTTGCCGTTGCACCAGAGGGCGGCACCAATGGTCACAGCGAGTTGATTGGTTCTTTGGAGTCGGGGGTGGCACAGTTAGGATTTTGGACAGTGGAAGCTCTCAAAAAAGCAAAACGCCCTGACACGGTTTTAATTATTCCCGTTGGAATACAATATTTTTATCAAAATGCTCCTTGGCACCGTTTGGCTAAACTCATGTCGGAGTTGGAAGTGATGATCGGGCTTCCTGTGGTCGAGATGCCTAGGGGTAGTTATGAAGAATTGACGACTCAGTTTTATCAACGCTTACTATCCATAGGGGAAGCTCTACTGGATAAGTTTGAGCAGTTTTATCAAAAATGTTATCCTACTTCAGAAATTGCTTCTGATGCTTGTTTAGAGCCAGAAGATAGGGGTAAGCCTGAATTGGGGCAGCGTATTGAGTGTTTAGTTGATCGTGCTTTGGTGGTTGCGGAATCTTATTTTGGGATCAAGCCCAAGGGAACTCCAGAGGAACGTTGTCGACGTATAGAGGAGATGGCTTGGACTCGTATCTATCGCAGTGACTTGGAGCCGAGATCTTCTCTTTGTGCCCTAGAACGAGGATTGGCTGATTGGATGGCGCAGGAGGCGAGTTTAAGGATGGTTAATATGCGCCTTGCGGAGAGTTTTGTGGCGGTTAGGGGTGATTATGTGGCAAAGAAAATGAGTTTTGAGCGTTTCGCAGAAACTACTTTATTAATTTTTGATGCTCTTGCTCGTCTTCGGGGTGATAAACTGCCCCATCGTCCTCGATTGGGTTGGCGACAAGCTCGATTGACTATCAATCAACCGATTTTGATCAATTCATACTGGGAATCTTACCAAGTTGATCGTCAGGGGGCTAAAAGGGCGATCGCCCATGTAACTAGAGATATTCGTAAGGCTTTGGAAGGTTCTTTGATCTGA
- a CDS encoding alpha/beta hydrolase fold protein (COGs: COG2267 Lysophospholipase~InterPro IPR000073~KEGG: ana:alr0851 lysophospholipase~PFAM: alpha/beta hydrolase fold~SPTR: Lysophospholipase) produces the protein MNSNNLSSADAPIAHQTGYFSSFDGLSLYYQHWWSEQVSSAIVVMVHGLGGHSDLFGNVVKTLAPQGYHLYALDLRGHGRSPGKRGHINRWLDFRHDVNSFWQYIIPQCPNLPQFMMGHSLGGTIVLDYVLHSPQTLEGIILSNPAIGVVGVSPLKFFLGKLFSQIWSTFSQSTGISLEESVHDPALIAHYKQDPLRHDLGTARLATEYIATTNWIKAHSHQFNVPLLMLQSGLDTVSPLESSHRFFENVPVDDKTWKEYPQSYHEIYDDLEHQQVLADLSEWLKAHVTNLS, from the coding sequence ATGAACTCAAACAACTTATCTTCTGCAGATGCTCCCATTGCACATCAAACAGGGTATTTCTCCAGTTTTGATGGGCTTTCACTCTACTATCAACATTGGTGGAGTGAACAGGTTTCCTCTGCCATTGTGGTCATGGTACATGGTTTAGGAGGACATAGTGATTTATTCGGCAATGTTGTAAAGACACTAGCACCCCAAGGCTATCATCTCTATGCCCTAGATTTACGAGGTCATGGCAGATCTCCGGGGAAGCGTGGGCATATTAACCGTTGGTTGGATTTTCGCCATGATGTCAACAGCTTTTGGCAATATATTATCCCCCAATGCCCCAACCTCCCCCAATTTATGATGGGACACAGTTTAGGAGGTACCATTGTTCTTGATTATGTGTTACATTCTCCCCAAACATTAGAGGGGATCATTCTTTCTAATCCCGCCATCGGAGTCGTTGGTGTTTCGCCTCTTAAGTTCTTTCTCGGGAAACTTTTTTCTCAAATCTGGTCAACCTTTAGCCAGAGTACGGGAATATCTTTAGAGGAATCTGTCCATGATCCTGCTCTCATAGCCCATTATAAACAAGATCCACTACGCCATGATCTCGGAACAGCCCGACTGGCTACCGAATATATAGCTACTACTAACTGGATAAAAGCCCATAGCCATCAGTTTAATGTTCCTTTATTGATGTTACAAAGTGGCTTAGATACCGTCTCTCCCCTAGAAAGCAGTCATCGCTTTTTTGAGAATGTTCCTGTGGATGATAAAACATGGAAAGAATATCCCCAAAGTTACCATGAAATCTATGATGATCTTGAGCATCAACAGGTGTTGGCGGATCTGAGTGAGTGGCTAAAAGCCCATGTAACTAACCTAAGTTAA
- a CDS encoding Excinuclease ABC subunit A (PFAM: ABC transporter~TIGRFAM: excinuclease ABC, A subunit~COGs: COG0178 Excinuclease ATPase subunit~InterPro IPR003439:IPR017871:IPR004602:IPR003593~KEGG: mar:MAE_33970 excinuclease ABC subunit A~PFAM: ABC transporter related~SMART: AAA ATPase~SPTR: Excinuclease ABC subunit A;~TIGRFAM: excinuclease ABC, A subunit), with translation MIRIRGARQHNLKNIDLELPRNQLIVFTGVSGSGKSSLAFDTIFAEGQRRYVESLSAYARQFLGQLDKPDVDSIEGLSPAISIDQKSTSHNPRSTVGTVTEIYDYLRLLYGRAGEPHCPICGQSIAPQTIDEMCDRVMTLPEKSKLHLLAPVVRGKKGNHHQLLSSLSSQGFVRVKINGEIRELGDNIELKPQKKHDISVLVDRLVVKANIQERLADSLATCLKIADGVAMVEMVGKEEETIIFSENFACPTHGAVMEELSPRLFSFNSPYGACSHCHGLGTLKTFSPHLIVPDPDAMVLKAIAPWADKENPYYVSLLEYVAEEYGFKLSDKWHTLSEQQQQIIFYGDKEIQQIQYGYYRGVIPMLEKTYQESNSEVIKQKLEQYIEHQTCEVCHGKRLKPEALAVKLGQYTINDLTSVSIGECLTRVNDIQLTPKQAQIGELALKEIKARLKFLLDVGLDYLTLDRTAMTLSGGEAQRIRLATQIGSGLTGVLYVLDEPSIGLHQRDNDRLLETLKKLRDLDNTLIIVEHDEDTIKSADYIVDIGPKAGVHGGEIVYQGNYKNFLKSKASLTSAYLSGRKKIVTPDTRREGNGNFLTLKNCHRNNLKNIDVEIPLGKFVCITGVSGSGKSTLINELLYPSLKHHLNRNLPFPKELDSLEGIEAVDKVIVIDQSPIGRTPRSNPATYTGVFDVIREMFAQTTEAKARGYKAGRFSFNVKGGRCEACGGQGVNVISMNFLPDVYVQCDICKGARYNRETLQVKYKGYSIADVLDMTVEEALKVFENIPRAVTRLQTLVDVGLTYVKLGQSAPTLSGGEAQRVKLATELSRRATGKTVYLIDEPTTGLSFYDVHHLLNVLQKLADKGNSIIVIEHNLDVIRCADWIIDLGLEGGNKGGELVAVGTPEDIAKSKKSYLAKYLKKLL, from the coding sequence ATGATTCGTATTCGTGGCGCTAGGCAACACAACCTCAAAAATATTGATTTAGAATTACCCCGCAATCAATTAATCGTCTTTACAGGGGTATCAGGTAGCGGAAAATCCTCCCTTGCTTTTGATACTATTTTCGCAGAAGGGCAACGGCGTTATGTAGAGTCATTGAGTGCTTATGCTAGGCAGTTTTTAGGGCAACTGGATAAGCCCGATGTGGATAGCATTGAAGGACTATCCCCCGCCATTTCTATCGATCAAAAATCCACCTCCCATAATCCTCGCTCAACGGTAGGCACGGTTACGGAAATCTACGATTATCTTAGGTTACTCTATGGTAGGGCTGGTGAACCCCATTGCCCTATATGTGGTCAATCTATCGCCCCCCAAACCATTGACGAAATGTGCGACAGGGTGATGACTTTGCCTGAAAAAAGCAAACTACATTTACTCGCCCCGGTGGTGAGAGGAAAAAAAGGTAATCATCATCAATTATTGTCTAGTTTAAGCTCTCAGGGATTTGTGAGGGTAAAAATTAATGGAGAAATTAGGGAGTTAGGGGATAATATCGAGCTCAAACCCCAGAAAAAACATGATATAAGTGTACTGGTCGATCGCCTCGTAGTCAAGGCAAACATTCAAGAAAGATTAGCAGATTCCTTGGCTACTTGTTTAAAAATTGCTGATGGTGTTGCCATGGTGGAGATGGTGGGTAAGGAGGAAGAAACCATCATTTTCTCCGAAAATTTCGCCTGTCCAACCCATGGTGCGGTGATGGAAGAATTATCCCCCCGTTTATTCTCCTTCAACTCTCCCTATGGTGCTTGTAGTCATTGTCATGGTTTGGGTACTCTCAAAACCTTTTCACCCCATTTGATTGTACCAGATCCAGATGCCATGGTTCTAAAGGCGATCGCACCTTGGGCAGACAAAGAAAACCCTTACTACGTCTCGCTCCTCGAATATGTCGCCGAAGAATACGGCTTCAAACTGAGCGACAAATGGCATACCCTCAGCGAACAACAACAACAGATAATTTTCTACGGAGACAAAGAAATTCAACAAATCCAATACGGTTACTATCGAGGAGTAATCCCCATGCTCGAAAAAACCTACCAAGAAAGTAACTCCGAAGTAATTAAACAAAAACTCGAACAATACATCGAACATCAAACCTGCGAAGTCTGTCACGGTAAAAGATTAAAACCCGAGGCGCTCGCCGTCAAACTAGGACAATACACCATCAACGACTTAACCAGCGTCTCCATCGGTGAATGCCTAACCAGAGTCAATGATATTCAACTCACCCCCAAACAAGCCCAAATCGGAGAATTAGCCCTTAAAGAAATCAAAGCCCGACTAAAATTCTTACTCGACGTCGGCTTAGACTATCTTACCCTAGACCGTACCGCCATGACCCTTTCAGGGGGAGAAGCCCAAAGGATTCGCCTCGCCACCCAAATCGGTTCGGGACTTACGGGGGTATTATATGTATTAGACGAGCCTAGTATTGGTTTACATCAACGGGATAACGATCGCCTCCTAGAAACCCTCAAAAAATTACGAGATCTCGACAATACTTTAATTATTGTAGAACATGACGAGGACACCATCAAGAGCGCCGATTATATCGTTGACATTGGCCCCAAGGCAGGAGTCCATGGAGGGGAAATAGTTTATCAAGGAAATTATAAAAACTTCCTCAAATCAAAAGCATCCCTCACCAGTGCCTATTTATCAGGCAGAAAAAAAATTGTCACCCCCGACACCAGAAGAGAAGGAAACGGCAACTTTTTAACCCTTAAAAACTGTCACCGTAACAACCTCAAAAATATTGATGTAGAAATTCCCCTCGGTAAATTCGTCTGTATCACTGGGGTTTCAGGCTCAGGAAAATCTACCCTCATCAACGAATTACTCTATCCCTCCCTCAAACACCACCTTAATCGCAATCTGCCCTTTCCCAAAGAATTAGATAGCCTAGAAGGCATAGAAGCAGTAGATAAAGTCATTGTAATCGATCAATCCCCCATCGGACGCACCCCCCGCTCCAATCCTGCCACCTATACAGGGGTATTTGACGTAATTCGGGAAATGTTTGCCCAAACCACCGAAGCCAAAGCAAGGGGTTACAAAGCAGGTAGATTTTCCTTTAATGTCAAAGGGGGAAGGTGCGAAGCCTGTGGAGGGCAAGGGGTAAATGTCATCTCCATGAACTTCTTACCTGATGTCTATGTACAGTGTGATATATGCAAAGGGGCAAGGTATAACCGAGAAACTTTACAGGTGAAATATAAGGGTTATTCCATCGCCGATGTGTTGGATATGACAGTAGAAGAAGCCCTCAAGGTATTTGAAAATATCCCCCGTGCCGTAACTCGTTTACAAACCCTTGTGGATGTGGGTTTAACCTATGTCAAACTGGGACAATCAGCGCCCACCCTCTCAGGAGGTGAAGCCCAACGGGTAAAACTTGCCACAGAATTATCTCGCCGTGCCACGGGTAAAACAGTATATTTAATTGATGAACCTACCACGGGATTATCTTTTTATGATGTTCATCACCTCTTAAATGTATTGCAAAAATTGGCAGATAAAGGCAACTCCATCATCGTCATCGAGCATAATTTGGATGTGATAAGGTGCGCTGATTGGATTATCGATTTAGGTTTGGAAGGGGGCAACAAAGGCGGTGAGTTGGTGGCAGTGGGTACTCCTGAAGATATTGCCAAATCCAAAAAGTCTTATTTGGCGAAGTATCTGAAAAAATTGTTGTAA